The Verrucomicrobiota bacterium genomic interval CGCGCGGGAAATCATTCTGCGCGACAAAGCCGGCTACGGCGTAATGATTTTTCCGGACAACATATTCAAATACACCTCGAACATGATGAAACACATCCCGAGTCTGGCATCCGGCAATCAGGCGTGAGCCTGGACAGAAACCATTAACCTAGAATTCAGAAAGGACTGATTATGGCCAACTACGCTCAACCTGAAGTGCTCGTCGAAACCGATTGGGTCAAAGCCAACCTGGGCAAGCCCGGCATCAAACTCGTCGAGATCGACGTCGATACCAAAGCTTACGACGCCGGACACATCCCCGGCGCCGTCGGATTCAACTGGCAGACTCAACTCCAGGATCAAGTCCGCCGCGATATCATCGGCCAGGAAGCGTTTGAAAAACTGGCCGGCGGCGCCGGCATTTCGCCCGGCGACACCGTCATTCTCTACGGCGACAACAACAACTGGTTCGCGGCCTACGGTTTCTGGCTGTTCAAGATTTATGGGCATGAGGATGTCCGGCTGATGAACGGCGGTCGGGTCAAATGGCTAAACGAGCCGGACAAGCAGATGACTACGGAAGTGCCCAAACCGACGCCCGTGACCTATAAGGCCTCCGCGCCGAACTCCGAACTGCGCGCGTTGGTCCCGCAAGTGTTCGAGGCCCAGAAGGCTGGCAAATGGAATCTCGTCGATGTGCGCAGCCCGGATGAATACACCGGCAAAGTCATCGCGCCGCCCGGCATGACGGAGACCGCGCAGCGCGGCGGACATATCCCTGGCGCCAAGAGCATTCCCTGGAGCACGGCGGTCAAACCGGACGGCAGCTTCAAGTCCGCGGACGAGTTGCGCAGCATTTACCTGGACCAAAAAGGCGTCGATCCCAACAAAGACACGATTGCGTATTGCCGGATCGGCGAGCGTTCGAGTCACACCTGGTTCGTCCTGAAATATCTTCTCGGCATCAAGAACGTGAAGAACTACGACGGCAGTTGGACCGAGTACGGCAACCTGATCGCCGCGCCGATCGAGAAGTAGGGCAGGCTTCCAGCCTGCCCGGGTATCCGTTCAGCGTCTTGGAGAATCTCAATCTGTGTTGGTTTCGAGTCCCCTTTCCCCTCACCCCGACCCTCTCCCTTGGGGAGAGTGAGGGACGCACTCATGCAATTGACAGATCTCACCTGGCCGAAAGTTCAGGCGCTCAACAAAGACACGCCCGTCGTGTTCCCGATTGCGGCGCTGGAACAGCATGGCCGGCATTTGCCGGTCTTCACCGACAGTCTGCTCGCGGGCGAAATCGTCCGGCGCGCGGCGGAGAAGTTGGGCGACCGCGTTCTCTTCGCGCCGTTGATGTGGCTGGGGAACTCCGATCATCACCTGGAGTTTCCGGGCACGCTGTCGGCGCCGCCGCGCACCTACCTCGATCTGCTCGCGGGTTTGCTGGAGAATTTCATTCAGCACGGCTTCAAGCGCCTGGTCTTCATCAACGGCCACGGCGGGAACGACGTTCCAGGGCGCCAGATCGTGTTCGAGGTGCGGCAGAAACACCGGCATCGCGGCGATCTTCTGCTGTTGTTTGCGACTTATTGGAAACTCGGGGGCAAACCGCAGGCGGTGCGTTCCGACTTCAAGCAACAGCAAATGGGCCACGCGTGCGAATGGGAAACGTCCATGATCCTGCGATTGGCGCCGGATCTGGTCGGAGACTTCAAAGGCGCTCCACCGGTCGAATTCGGCGAAGCGTTCGAACCGGCCGCGCGCGGCTGGATCACGCAGGATCGGTCGGAACCCGGCCATATCGGATATCCCGCTGCCGCCAGCACGGAAAAGGGGGAAACTCTGTTCAAGGTTTTTTCGGACGACGTGATCGCCCTGCTCGAAAAAATCATCGCCTGGGACGGCAAAAGCTGGAACGGGGGCGGCGCCGGTTGAGAGCTTCAGTTAGAATCTGAACAGGAGGCAACGGAGCAAACAGAGAATGAGGTGCAAAATCTCTGTTTCCTCTGCTACCTCCTGTTAAAGAAAATTCGGGACAGTACAGCGA includes:
- a CDS encoding creatininase family protein — translated: MQLTDLTWPKVQALNKDTPVVFPIAALEQHGRHLPVFTDSLLAGEIVRRAAEKLGDRVLFAPLMWLGNSDHHLEFPGTLSAPPRTYLDLLAGLLENFIQHGFKRLVFINGHGGNDVPGRQIVFEVRQKHRHRGDLLLLFATYWKLGGKPQAVRSDFKQQQMGHACEWETSMILRLAPDLVGDFKGAPPVEFGEAFEPAARGWITQDRSEPGHIGYPAAASTEKGETLFKVFSDDVIALLEKIIAWDGKSWNGGGAG
- a CDS encoding sulfurtransferase, giving the protein MANYAQPEVLVETDWVKANLGKPGIKLVEIDVDTKAYDAGHIPGAVGFNWQTQLQDQVRRDIIGQEAFEKLAGGAGISPGDTVILYGDNNNWFAAYGFWLFKIYGHEDVRLMNGGRVKWLNEPDKQMTTEVPKPTPVTYKASAPNSELRALVPQVFEAQKAGKWNLVDVRSPDEYTGKVIAPPGMTETAQRGGHIPGAKSIPWSTAVKPDGSFKSADELRSIYLDQKGVDPNKDTIAYCRIGERSSHTWFVLKYLLGIKNVKNYDGSWTEYGNLIAAPIEK